From Oceanispirochaeta sp., the proteins below share one genomic window:
- a CDS encoding response regulator transcription factor, whose protein sequence is MTPETQTDTVLIIEDDSEIAAVVSMNLEDLGMKTEHVIDGKTGLRKALEGKYVLVILDIMPPQLDGISVCRAIREQDSVIPIMMLTAKADVIDRVLALELGADDYMTKPFSVRELTARVKALLRRSRASATAEPEDSSESKIVIGQLTIDKVLRKVLLHNEIVELTVKEFELLGIFARNPGRSFSRGELLKMIWGYQYEGYEHTVNTHIKRLRNKIEEDPTHPVYLKTVWGVGYRFAELSEFS, encoded by the coding sequence GATTATTGAAGATGACAGCGAAATAGCTGCAGTTGTATCCATGAATCTCGAAGACCTTGGTATGAAAACCGAGCATGTTATCGATGGAAAGACTGGATTGCGAAAAGCCCTGGAGGGAAAGTACGTTCTTGTGATCCTGGACATAATGCCGCCCCAGCTGGATGGAATTTCCGTCTGTAGAGCCATCCGTGAACAGGATTCGGTCATTCCAATTATGATGCTCACAGCCAAAGCCGATGTGATTGACCGGGTGTTAGCCCTGGAATTGGGCGCCGATGACTACATGACCAAACCCTTCTCGGTACGAGAACTGACCGCCAGGGTCAAAGCCTTGCTGCGCCGTTCCAGGGCTTCTGCAACGGCAGAGCCGGAAGATTCTTCGGAGTCAAAGATAGTGATAGGTCAGCTTACGATTGATAAGGTCCTGCGAAAAGTCCTGCTCCATAATGAAATCGTGGAACTGACTGTAAAAGAGTTTGAACTGCTGGGAATCTTTGCCCGAAATCCAGGTAGATCCTTCAGCCGTGGAGAGCTGCTTAAAATGATTTGGGGCTATCAATACGAAGGGTATGAGCATACCGTGAATACTCATATCAAACGCCTGCGAAATAAAATAGAAGAAGACCCGACCCACCCTGTCTACCTGAAAACAGTATGGGGAGTGGGATACCGCTTCGCCGAGCTATCGGAGTTTTCATGA
- a CDS encoding cell wall metabolism sensor histidine kinase WalK, giving the protein MITIFRSFYAKISLIFLLLILILGAGSLVIAFSAAEHLFDEVEQLLNREYAASIASELQPLVEEGFALDEIKEAIHYMMVLNPMVEIYLLDEEGRILAYFTHPEEPLIRQSIDLTPLKSFIESDGRQAVLGADPRTESRDKPFSAAALLMGEDPGFVYVILRGQSYDRSLKMLQSSYYLQSGLSTFFFAFLATLLAGFSLFFILTRRLRNLSSGVRAFERGQYDYRTDIRGKDELGALGRAFNEMAASIENGVERLHMAEQQRTDLIANISHDLRSPLTSIRGHLETILLKDEKLTVPERRNFLEIILKNVSSFQKLVEELFDLAKLESRQVLPEKEPFQFAELVQDVILKLQPQAEKSNIAIHMKHSDEIPVLEGDIGMLERVLTNLLENALSHTPDGGEIQISILNENDQLIILLTDTGPGISAEDLPHIFERFYRADKSRDRRSPGTGLGLAIVKEIVNLHGGIIQAESPQGSGAFFRIILPLK; this is encoded by the coding sequence ATGATCACAATTTTTCGTTCCTTTTATGCCAAGATTTCACTGATTTTCCTCCTCCTTATCCTTATTCTGGGAGCCGGCAGCCTGGTCATCGCTTTTTCGGCTGCAGAGCACCTCTTTGATGAGGTGGAACAACTCCTCAACAGAGAATACGCCGCCAGCATTGCCTCAGAGCTGCAGCCTCTTGTGGAAGAAGGCTTTGCCCTGGATGAAATCAAAGAAGCTATTCATTACATGATGGTCTTGAATCCAATGGTCGAGATCTATCTCCTGGATGAAGAGGGGAGAATCCTGGCTTATTTCACTCACCCAGAGGAGCCTCTGATCCGTCAAAGCATAGACCTGACACCACTGAAATCCTTTATAGAAAGCGATGGCAGGCAGGCAGTATTGGGAGCTGATCCCAGAACCGAATCCAGAGACAAGCCATTTTCGGCCGCCGCTTTACTGATGGGTGAAGATCCAGGCTTTGTCTATGTGATCTTAAGAGGCCAGAGCTATGACCGCTCCCTCAAGATGCTCCAGAGCAGCTACTATCTGCAATCCGGTCTCAGTACATTCTTTTTTGCATTTCTGGCCACCCTATTGGCCGGATTTTCTCTTTTCTTCATCCTGACCAGGCGCTTGAGAAACCTGAGTTCCGGAGTGAGGGCCTTTGAAAGGGGTCAGTATGATTACCGGACGGACATTCGGGGAAAGGATGAACTGGGAGCCCTGGGCAGAGCCTTCAACGAGATGGCGGCCTCAATCGAAAATGGTGTAGAAAGGCTGCATATGGCAGAACAGCAGCGCACAGATCTTATTGCCAATATCTCTCATGATCTGCGGAGCCCGCTGACATCCATCCGGGGACATCTGGAGACAATCCTTTTAAAGGATGAGAAGCTGACGGTTCCCGAACGCAGGAATTTCCTGGAGATCATCCTCAAAAATGTTTCAAGCTTCCAGAAACTGGTGGAAGAACTCTTTGACCTGGCAAAACTGGAATCCCGGCAGGTTCTACCGGAGAAAGAACCTTTTCAATTTGCAGAACTGGTGCAGGATGTGATTCTAAAGCTCCAACCTCAAGCTGAGAAATCAAATATTGCCATACATATGAAGCATAGTGATGAGATCCCGGTGTTAGAGGGTGACATTGGAATGCTGGAACGGGTTTTAACAAACCTTCTGGAGAATGCCTTGTCCCACACACCTGATGGGGGAGAAATTCAAATTTCGATTCTCAACGAGAATGATCAATTGATCATCCTTCTGACTGATACAGGACCTGGGATATCGGCTGAGGATCTCCCCCATATCTTTGAGCGCTTCTACCGGGCTGATAAAAGCCGGGATAGAAGATCACCCGGTACGGGTCTGGGACTGGCGATTGTGAAAGAAATAGTGAATCTCCATGGAGGAATCATCCAGGCGGAAAGTCCTCAGGGATCAGGAGCTTTTTTCAGGATCATACTCCCCTTAAAGTAG
- a CDS encoding cytochrome c biogenesis protein DipZ translates to MAILLFFAFLSGIVTILSPCILPVLPIVLSGSVGGKRRPLGVVLGFITSFSAFTLLLSSLVQFLNIPPDSLRIAAVVLLVLFGTVMIVPWLRTQFEVFASKMTSRSGIKRSSSGFFGGFMVGISLGLVWTPCVGPIMASVISLAITQSVDGASVLIILAYSLGTSIPMFIIMMGGRKVINRFPRLSRNPKRIQKIFGVLMILVGVSIAFGIDRQFQSALLDLFPDYGSGLTAFEDRDSVRSILKDRNNEVLPVQTDSGLMSRTDEPKNARLGDYGLVPEIVTPGPWLNTEGNQALTMESLKGKVILIDFWTYSCINCVRTLPHLRAWHDAYADEGLVIIGVHSPEFAFEKKLENVEKAMKDLGVTWPVVLDNDFLQWKAYQNRYWPAHYFIDAQGNLRYFHFGEGQYEESEKVIRKLLDEAGRKTTIKMTDTPEKIVKSQTHEIYLGFGRTEGFKSKTERLNNNVVRYAPEEQLKNGEWSLQGPWTFKREFIESVDKGILNLEFHAKNVYLVLEKTEEDSWIEVLLDGDPGNDTIDVQGGKLIIDESRLYEILSLPETGQHRLILKVHGKAKLFAFTFG, encoded by the coding sequence ATGGCCATCCTCCTCTTTTTTGCCTTTCTGTCGGGTATTGTGACCATACTCTCCCCCTGCATACTCCCGGTTCTTCCCATTGTCCTGTCGGGCAGTGTAGGTGGAAAGAGGAGACCTCTGGGTGTCGTTCTTGGATTCATCACCAGCTTCAGTGCCTTTACTTTACTGCTATCGAGTCTTGTTCAATTTTTGAATATTCCCCCCGACTCTCTCCGGATTGCCGCTGTAGTTCTCCTGGTACTATTTGGAACGGTCATGATTGTTCCCTGGCTGAGGACCCAGTTTGAAGTTTTTGCATCAAAGATGACCAGCCGGAGCGGTATCAAGCGCTCATCTTCCGGGTTTTTCGGCGGATTTATGGTGGGAATCAGCCTCGGCCTAGTCTGGACTCCCTGTGTAGGTCCCATTATGGCCTCTGTGATCAGCCTGGCCATAACTCAGAGTGTGGATGGAGCCTCGGTTCTTATCATTCTGGCCTACTCTCTGGGAACATCCATTCCCATGTTCATCATCATGATGGGAGGACGCAAAGTTATAAACAGGTTCCCCCGCTTATCCAGAAATCCGAAGAGAATCCAAAAGATTTTTGGTGTCCTGATGATCCTTGTGGGCGTATCCATAGCCTTTGGTATTGACCGCCAGTTTCAGTCGGCCCTGCTCGATCTCTTTCCCGATTATGGCTCTGGATTAACAGCCTTTGAAGACAGAGATTCTGTAAGATCAATTTTAAAAGACAGAAACAACGAGGTCCTGCCCGTACAGACGGATAGCGGGCTGATGTCGAGGACTGACGAACCAAAAAATGCAAGGCTGGGTGACTATGGCCTGGTCCCGGAGATTGTGACCCCTGGCCCCTGGCTCAATACGGAGGGAAACCAGGCTCTGACCATGGAAAGCCTGAAAGGAAAGGTCATTCTGATTGATTTCTGGACCTACAGCTGCATCAACTGCGTTCGCACACTCCCCCATCTCAGGGCCTGGCATGATGCCTATGCGGATGAGGGGCTGGTCATCATTGGAGTGCATTCCCCTGAATTTGCCTTTGAAAAGAAACTGGAAAACGTTGAAAAAGCAATGAAAGATCTGGGCGTCACATGGCCGGTTGTCCTGGATAATGACTTTTTGCAGTGGAAGGCCTATCAAAATCGATACTGGCCTGCCCATTATTTTATTGATGCCCAGGGGAACCTGCGCTATTTTCACTTTGGAGAAGGTCAGTATGAGGAGTCTGAAAAGGTGATCCGGAAACTCCTGGATGAAGCCGGCAGGAAGACAACAATCAAAATGACCGATACGCCAGAGAAGATTGTGAAGAGCCAGACCCACGAAATCTATCTCGGCTTTGGAAGGACCGAGGGATTTAAGTCAAAGACGGAGAGACTGAACAACAATGTGGTCCGCTATGCCCCTGAAGAACAACTGAAAAATGGTGAGTGGTCTCTCCAGGGTCCCTGGACCTTTAAAAGGGAATTCATCGAGTCAGTGGATAAGGGGATTCTCAACCTGGAGTTTCATGCCAAAAATGTTTATCTGGTCCTGGAAAAGACTGAAGAGGATTCATGGATCGAAGTCCTGTTAGATGGAGATCCAGGAAACGACACTATCGATGTTCAGGGTGGAAAACTGATCATTGATGAAAGCAGACTGTATGAGATTCTGAGCCTGCCCGAAACGGGACAACATCGGCTCATCTTAAAGGTACATGGGAAGGCAAAGTTATTTGCCTTTACTTTCGGTTAA
- the msrB gene encoding peptide-methionine (R)-S-oxide reductase MsrB: MTEEREYAKPSKEILKTNLDPMQYRVTQEEGTEPSFNNIYWDNHEEGIYVDIVSGEPLFSSTDKYESGTGWPSFSKPLESGNIKSLRDKKLGYTRTEVRSFYGDSHLGHVFNDGPDPTGLRYCINSASLRFIPVNRLEIEGYGQYLTLFK; this comes from the coding sequence ATGACAGAAGAGAGGGAGTATGCAAAACCTTCGAAGGAAATACTCAAGACCAATCTGGACCCGATGCAATACAGGGTGACTCAGGAAGAAGGGACAGAACCTTCTTTTAACAACATCTACTGGGATAATCATGAAGAAGGAATTTATGTTGATATCGTATCGGGAGAGCCTCTTTTCAGCTCTACCGATAAATACGAATCCGGAACAGGATGGCCCAGTTTCTCAAAACCCTTAGAATCCGGAAATATTAAATCTCTCCGTGATAAAAAACTGGGCTATACCCGTACCGAAGTCAGAAGTTTTTATGGAGACTCACATCTGGGGCATGTCTTCAATGACGGTCCTGATCCCACAGGACTAAGATATTGTATCAACTCTGCATCCCTCCGATTTATCCCGGTAAATCGGTTGGAAATTGAAGGTTATGGTCAATATCTCACACTATTCAAGTAA
- the msrA gene encoding peptide-methionine (S)-S-oxide reductase MsrA, which produces MKNIKKTWRVMAVFQLLMVLGISQSGLYASGQSESKGDEMKSESMEAVPEKRTTAENIETAVFAGGCFWGVEAVFESLKGVENVVSGYSGGSADTATYYSVGTGKTGHAESVEIVFDPGVISFETLLEVFFAVAHDPTQLNYQGPDHGSEYRSVVFYTTDSQRTSTLKAIKELDSKKLYPSKIVTEVVPLTEFYPAEEYHQNFIKLNPTQGYVVYWDLPKLEELEKKYPDLLRMK; this is translated from the coding sequence ATGAAGAATATAAAAAAGACATGGAGAGTGATGGCAGTGTTTCAGCTCTTGATGGTGCTTGGTATTTCACAATCAGGTCTTTATGCTTCGGGCCAATCTGAAAGCAAAGGCGATGAGATGAAATCTGAATCGATGGAAGCTGTGCCTGAAAAAAGGACAACAGCTGAAAACATAGAAACTGCCGTATTTGCAGGGGGATGTTTCTGGGGTGTGGAAGCCGTATTTGAAAGCCTGAAAGGTGTAGAAAATGTTGTTTCCGGATATTCAGGAGGATCAGCAGACACGGCAACGTATTATAGTGTCGGGACCGGGAAAACCGGTCATGCTGAATCTGTTGAAATTGTGTTTGATCCCGGTGTCATCAGTTTTGAGACCTTATTGGAAGTCTTTTTTGCCGTGGCTCATGATCCTACTCAATTAAACTATCAGGGACCGGATCATGGAAGTGAATATCGTTCTGTGGTTTTCTATACTACAGACTCACAAAGGACCTCTACACTGAAGGCGATAAAAGAGCTGGATTCAAAAAAGCTTTACCCTTCTAAAATTGTGACAGAAGTAGTACCCCTTACTGAGTTTTATCCTGCCGAAGAATATCATCAGAATTTTATTAAACTGAATCCTACTCAAGGATATGTTGTCTATTGGGATCTCCCGAAATTAGAAGAGCTAGAAAAAAAATATCCTGACTTACTGCGTATGAAGTAA